In Vicia villosa cultivar HV-30 ecotype Madison, WI unplaced genomic scaffold, Vvil1.0 ctg.002536F_1_1, whole genome shotgun sequence, the following proteins share a genomic window:
- the LOC131639114 gene encoding uncharacterized protein LOC131639114: MFDGGGKPYPVVYCDGERDFDLGILMVDPTMNIKNILSILSHKIGISPHQFSVFIADRNSNQKIPFTAKLNLATMLCDGGDDYIYVKRSGRSKKSLMKNRNLSEKLMHLRRDGVFDRSRSAYVVAPSHFERGEIERTQRRMLNLCKEREAAFLMSMEDTVEGLRRGAPVGKGGESGCAVCRECLKAEVAETDADFHLCVLDEVVVGFRTAAGPISRPVRNSGDNGQ, translated from the coding sequence ATGTTTGACGGTGGAGGTAAGCCATATCCCGTCGTCTATTGCGACGGCGAAAGAGACTTCGACCTTGGAATTCTCATGGTGGACCCCACTATGAATATCAAGAATATTCTCTCCATCCTCAGTCACAAGATTGGGATCTCGCCACACCAGTTTTCTGTTTTCATAGCCGATAGAAACAGTAACCAGAAAATTCCTTTCACCGCTAAGTTAAACCTTGCCACCATGCTTTGTGACGGCGGCGATGATTATATATATGTTAAGCGGTCTGGACGCTCGAAGAAGTCTCTGATGAAGAACAGGAACCTATCCGAGAAACTCATGCATCTGCGTCGAGACGGTGTTTTTGACCGTTCACGGTCTGCGTATGTGGTGGCGCCTTCGCATTTTGAACGAGGTGAAATTGAGAGAACTCAGAGAAGGATGTTGAATTTATGCAAGGAAAGGGAGGCGGCGTTCTTGATGAGTATGGAAGATACGGTTGAGGGTTTGAGGAGGGGAGCGCCGGTGGGAAAGGGCGGTGAAAGTGGATGTGCTGTGTGTAGAGAGTGTTTGAAAGCGGAAGTGGCTGAGACTGATGCAGATTTTCATCTGTGCGTTCTCGATGAGGTGGTTGTAGGATTTAGGACAGCGGCAGGACCAATTTCCCGACCGGTGAGGAATTCCGGCGATAATGGTCAATGA